AGCGCCTTATCCCTTTGCGATTCCAGATTTTTTCTCTGGGTGACGTCGCGGATGATCAATCCAACGTATTGATCTTTTTCTATGATCCAATGTGTGAGAGAAAGCTCTAAGGAAAACTCGGTATTATCTTTTTTTAAACCGATCATTTCGATCGTCTGAGAAGGGTTGTTCTTTCTTCTGGAAGTATAAAATCTCCGAAAGGCTTTTTTGTGTTTGTTTCGGATTCTCTCAGGAAGAATTCTTTCCAATGGAGAATCGAGTATTTCCTCTCCCTCCCAGCCGAAAATTTTCACGGCGCCTTCGTTCCAAAAAAGAATTTTTCCGGCTAAGTCGGACACAAGAATGGCTTCCTGAATCGAAGCAGAGATGGATCTGAATTTGATTTGAAGTTCCTGGTTGAGCGAGTCGGTAAACTTTAGAAGACTTCGATAACGTATCGAAATCAGAACGGATTGGAATGCGATAAACAATAAGAACGTATAAGGTACTATATACGGAGTCGGAATCCATCCTAAGCGAGAGAGCGTATCGTTTAATGCCCCGAACAAAAGAAGAAGACAAGATATTAAAAATACAATGGAGCCGGTTCTCTTGTGCAGAGCTGCTTTCGTCATCACCACGAAGACGACGACGATGAGGACAAACATAAAAATGAGATAGATCTCGAAAAGAGATTCCAATAGATCTCCCTGAAACATCCAGAAAATTCCTAACATGATAAAATTAGGAATTACGAATATACGATACGGGACCGGTTTGAGTTCGTTCGGAAACAGGGAACGGATATAACTTAAAAAAACCGCTGCGAGAAAAAACAGACTTCCTTGATCGATTCTAAATTCGAGTAAGGGAGGAAATTGAGGAAAGGCCTCGAAAATATAATGTTCTTCGGTAAAAAAGATTCTTAAACCTAAGATTGCGCAGACCAGTGAGAGATAGAAGGAGGAGGATTCTTCTTTGGTTAGAAGATAGAAGAAGAAACTGGAAAATCCAAAAAAAAGTAAAGCCCCAAAGGTAAGAAAGTCTAATTTTCTTTTGGTCTTATCGGTCGCGGTGATCGCTTGAAAGTTTCCTAATTCCGGCGTCCTTCTAATTCCGCCGACCCCTTCAAACCAATTCGAAATTTCTAATATGATTTCGAGCGGTTCCTTGTCCTTTTCGATTGGAAAGTGGACGATGGGTTTCCCGATTCTTCTTACTTCGGATTCCGGGCTTTCGGAAGGTTTGCCGAATTCCAAGAGCATTCTTCCGTTGATATAAACTCGATAAGCGTTGTGGATCTCATGAAACTTGATCGCGTATTCTCCGGGCTTGAGACCTACAACTTTGAGTTTGTATGTCGCCGTTCCGGATGCCTTTCCATGGAACGCCGGAAATTCGCTGTCTCCCCAAAAGCCTGGAACCTTGATAAACCCGACGAGCCCGTTTTTCTGAAAGCCTTCCTGAAGTTCCCATTCTCCTTCCAAAGGAAGAATTTTATTTTCGGCAAGTGTTTCTTTAGAAACGATAAGAATTCCGTTCTTTGCCTTTGGAGAAGAATCCGAAATTGGTTTGCAATTCGCCTGCAATAGGATCCATCCTCCGAAGGAAATCCAAAAAATAAAACGAGGGATCATTCTACCAAAGCGCCGAATCATGACGCTCCTTCATAATCGAAAAGGAAGAATTCGCAATCCTTTTATAAAAGATTTCGATTTTCTTGTAAATGATTCATTCGAAGACTGAGGTTTAGCGATTTCGGTCGATACGAAATCCGGTGTTTCGATCTTGTGTGTTTTCGATTCCGAATTCCCATGTTTTCGGATTTCCAGCAAGGATGACCTGGTTTTTTGCGCGAGTAATTCCGGTGTATAGAATCTGCCGATTGAGTAATTTGTGAGAATTGGAATCTTTTGATTCCGCGCTGTCCGGAATGTAAATTAGAATTGTCTCATATTCGGATCCTTGACTTTTGTGAATGCTCATTACGAACGCGGGTTCGTGTTCGGGAAGCGTGTCCAAGGCGAAAGGATAGAGGCGGTTGTCGATCGGAAAAACCGCGCGCAATTCTCCCGTGTCTCCCATTCGGAGAACGATTCCAATATCGCCGTTGAATAATTTTCTACTCTTGTCGTTTTGTGTGATCAGAATCGGAAGCCCGACGAAGTAGAGTCTTTTGGCGAGTCGTTTTGGAAATAAATTTTGAGAAGGGGAGGACGATATTCTTCCATACAAATCTTGCGCGGCGAGATTCATGATCTTTGTTTGAATCGATTCCACTCCCCAGTATCCGTTTCGAAACACGGTGAGACAACGAAATCTACCGAGTTCTATTTGAAACGTTTGGATAAAATCAATATTAGTAAATTCGATACCGTCTTTGACTTTCCAGAGCGCGATTCGGGATATCTGAGGTAAAAAAATTCTTTCCCAGAGTTGTTCGACAACGTCGTCGCGAGTTAAAATATTCGGATCGGGATTTGAAGAATTTTGTAACCAGACGACTTGACTTTCGTAGTCGATGTCCTCTCCGATTTTTTTGGTTTTTGGAAACGTGTCGTCGATCTTTGTTCCGAGATTTAGGTTTTCTGGTTTATACTTTAAAATTTCTTCCGCAAGGGTGACGATCTTGGAAACTTCTCCCATCGCATTTCTCTTCTGGCGGTTGCTTTCTTCCAATTTGGAAACGTAATTTCCCTTTTCCGATTCTAAGACCGAAAGGAAGTCGCTTAACACCGCGCCTTTATCCACCGAAGGAAGTTGGTTCGGATCTCCGATAAGAATCAAACGAAAGGAAGAATTTTTTGGCAATGCCTGAAACAATGAAAGCATCAGGTTCAGGTCCACCATCGACACCTCGTCCACGATAATCAGTCTATGAGGAAGATAACGTTCTTGATTGTAGTAAAAACCGCCTAACGATGGTTTGTAGGAGAGAAGTCCATGAATTGTCTGTCCTCTCAGAAACTGGTTGTCCTCCGAGTCCGATATTTTTTTGAGATTTTCCTGGATGGATTCAGTTAATCTCTGCGCCGCCCTTCCTGTCGGGGCGACGAGGGCGATCTGATCGGGGGAAGGAAGTTCGCCAAGTTCATTCAATATTTGTAATAAGAATGCGACGACAGTAGTCTTTCCGGTTCCTGGACCGCCGCTTATGATCTGAAACGAGGAGGAAAGACAGGATAGGATGGAATTCACTTGCCCTTTTTTTAGGGGAAAACTTTTGGATTCTAATCCTTTGAGAACTTGTGAGGCTTTTTCCAGATCCGGTTTGAGGTTAACGTTCTCTAAAATTCTTTCTTGAAGAAGAATTTCGAGTTCGGTCTTGGTTCGAAACGTCTTTTCAAAATAAATCCATTCAGAGTTTCCGATCTTTTCTACGATCAATGCGGGGGGCTTTGTTTTGAGAAAATTTTTCCATTCTTTTTGAACCGGAATACAGAGGTTTCCGTTTTCACCCGCTTTCCAGAGTTCATTCAAAATTTCTAATAAAACATCCGCCTCTTCTTCGGAACGTTTCGGATCCGTTTTCTTTTTGGATTCGAGTTGCGTAAGGAGAAGGATATCTTCCTTCAACTTAGTAGTCCAGGAAAGGAAAAGCTCTTCCATCAGAGAAAGTCCTCCCAATTCCTATTTGTCAAAAGACGTACGTTGTCCTTGATTTCGTTTAATCTTTCCAAGGACCAGTCGAAGTCGGAATAAATTCCTCTGTCCTCTTCCGTTTTCATTCCTCTGAGATAAAAGTAAAATACGCCGCCGAGTTTTTGAAGTGCTTCCTTTTCTCCAAAGAGATTTTTTAAATATTCGAAAAGGATCATGGCGTAGATATCCCTTTGAAGATCGTATCTGCTTTCCGGACTTTCAATACTTCTTTTCAGAGAATGAAAAGAATAGTCTTCGAGAAGATTGGATTTATAGTCGGCTAGATAGAATCGATTTTCAAATTCAAATACAAGATCGATGGAACCTTTTAAAAAATTTCCCGGGCCGCTTCGTTCCGGATCCAAGTCCAAGTGAAAGTCCATTTCCGAGATTCTTTTTTCATTCGGAATTTCCAACAAACGAAACGAAGTATTATTTTTTGCCGAGATGCTTGCGTTTAAAGAGTTCCAGAGAATTTCGCAAGCCCTTCTTTTGTAAATGTCCTTCTCCAACTCCGTATCTTTTTGTTTCGTTTTAGAAAGCTGAAAATAATCGAGGTGAAAATTCATTCTGGAAATAATTTTTTCATTGTTTAGAAGTTCTTTCGAAGCCGCAGTTTTAAAAAGAGAAAAGTTTAATTCTTCCAAAAGAAGATGTAAAAAAGAACCGGTTGCGGCAGAGGACGGAAGCGCGTCTTCGGTTTCCAGAGGAGAATCTTCGATTTCATCCGACTTTAAAAAATTTCCTTCTTCCAAAACGGAAATGGATTCGTTGTCTAAGGCGACGTTCGCTTTCGACTTTAAAGAAGAATAACTGTGAATCCAGATGGTCTTTGAAGAATAGGATTCTTGAAAGATCAACGGAGTAAAACGAACTTCCGGCGAAAGAGTGCGAGCACGAATGTTCTGATCCGTTTGATCCAAGGTTTGCGGAGTCCAAGAAATCGATTGAAAGAGCCGGGGATCGGGTTCGTTTTCCAGAATCGCCTGGAGTCTCGGATAAAGAATTTTAAAGTAGGCGGAGTCTCTCGTCTTCCAGTTGTTAAGCGGCGTGTAGAAAGGAAGATAGAGTCTGATTTTAGGCCGTGTGATACCGACATAAAGAAG
This is a stretch of genomic DNA from Leptospira tipperaryensis. It encodes these proteins:
- a CDS encoding SpoIIE family protein phosphatase gives rise to the protein MIRRFGRMIPRFIFWISFGGWILLQANCKPISDSSPKAKNGILIVSKETLAENKILPLEGEWELQEGFQKNGLVGFIKVPGFWGDSEFPAFHGKASGTATYKLKVVGLKPGEYAIKFHEIHNAYRVYINGRMLLEFGKPSESPESEVRRIGKPIVHFPIEKDKEPLEIILEISNWFEGVGGIRRTPELGNFQAITATDKTKRKLDFLTFGALLFFGFSSFFFYLLTKEESSSFYLSLVCAILGLRIFFTEEHYIFEAFPQFPPLLEFRIDQGSLFFLAAVFLSYIRSLFPNELKPVPYRIFVIPNFIMLGIFWMFQGDLLESLFEIYLIFMFVLIVVVFVVMTKAALHKRTGSIVFLISCLLLLFGALNDTLSRLGWIPTPYIVPYTFLLFIAFQSVLISIRYRSLLKFTDSLNQELQIKFRSISASIQEAILVSDLAGKILFWNEGAVKIFGWEGEEILDSPLERILPERIRNKHKKAFRRFYTSRRKNNPSQTIEMIGLKKDNTEFSLELSLTHWIIEKDQYVGLIIRDVTQRKNLESQRDKALNLLQSDLHTAEKLQKSMFPNPHAKNWPFPWSVLYLPMGPIGGDLYDIRKTKNGSWRFFIADATGHGTQAALLTMAIKADYDTVEEMDSQPGIILEQLNQKIHPMFHNLNSLFTAFILDWDPNSGRIQYASGGHPEQVILTKDAKITLPKTGPILGLKASAKFDTRSYQFDSPFRLFLFSDGAFEVFDKNLMQLYGEDRFHSYLQENLQTPISQILDSHLKCLYLFRESQELMDDLTFLAITLGE
- the recD gene encoding exodeoxyribonuclease V subunit alpha translates to MEELFLSWTTKLKEDILLLTQLESKKKTDPKRSEEEADVLLEILNELWKAGENGNLCIPVQKEWKNFLKTKPPALIVEKIGNSEWIYFEKTFRTKTELEILLQERILENVNLKPDLEKASQVLKGLESKSFPLKKGQVNSILSCLSSSFQIISGGPGTGKTTVVAFLLQILNELGELPSPDQIALVAPTGRAAQRLTESIQENLKKISDSEDNQFLRGQTIHGLLSYKPSLGGFYYNQERYLPHRLIIVDEVSMVDLNLMLSLFQALPKNSSFRLILIGDPNQLPSVDKGAVLSDFLSVLESEKGNYVSKLEESNRQKRNAMGEVSKIVTLAEEILKYKPENLNLGTKIDDTFPKTKKIGEDIDYESQVVWLQNSSNPDPNILTRDDVVEQLWERIFLPQISRIALWKVKDGIEFTNIDFIQTFQIELGRFRCLTVFRNGYWGVESIQTKIMNLAAQDLYGRISSSPSQNLFPKRLAKRLYFVGLPILITQNDKSRKLFNGDIGIVLRMGDTGELRAVFPIDNRLYPFALDTLPEHEPAFVMSIHKSQGSEYETILIYIPDSAESKDSNSHKLLNRQILYTGITRAKNQVILAGNPKTWEFGIENTQDRNTGFRIDRNR